The following is a genomic window from Nitrospira sp..
AGATCAAGGCTTGAAGCCACCAGCAACGGGGTCGGGTCGGGCAATTCCTTGGCGAGGGGAGACTGCCCACCCCGTCTCCGCAATCCCCGATCCGTGGCGCGACCTTCCATGGCGCCGCATTATACTGGTGCAATTCTTCCGGTACAATGAAACCGCCTTCGGGTATACTCGCGCTGAACCATGCTGCACGGGAACGCCGATCGCGAGCGGATCCTCGCCGTCATCACGCCGCTCTGTCAGGATGTGGAGGCGGACATCCTGCAGGACTTTGTCACGCGGATGGACCGCGATTATTTCGCCGCCTTTCCCCCGAACATTCTCGCGACGCACATCCGACAGGCCGCTTCCCTCACGCCGGACCGGCCCTGCGAGGTCTCCATCGTCGATGCGCCGGGCGGTCGTTGCACGATCACCGTGGTGGCTTACGACTACTTTTCCGAGTTCGCCACGATCTGCGGCCTGCTCTCGGCCTTCGGGCTCAATATCGAGGAAGGCCAGATTTATACGTTCGCGGAAGCCGCTGCGCCGGCTCTCGCCCGTAGCGCCTGGACCGACGGCCCACGCGCCCGGCCGAAAGGCCGTCCGGGTCTCAGCCGGAAAAAAATCGTCGATGTCTTTCGCGTCGAACCGGTGCGCAGCGCCTCATTCGGACCAGAGGATCGCCGCCGGCTCGTCGTCGAACTCACCCAGATGATTGCCCTGCTGGATGCGGATCGGTTCGACGAAGCGCGCCAGGCGGTGAATCGACAACTCGTCGAGTATCTTGGCCAGCGCCGCGGATCCTTCAGCGGGCTGCTCCACACCGTCCAGATTACCTTCGATAACAGCCAGTCCCCGACCGATACGGTAATGGACATCCAGTCGGACGATACCCCGGCCTTTCTCTATGCCTTCGCCAACGCCCTGGCAATGCGCAACATGTACATTGCGAAGGCGCAGTTCTCGATCGAAGGCGGTAAGCTGCACGATCGGTTCTACGTCCGCAATCGCCACGGTCAAAAGCTCACCGACCAGGCGGACCAACAGCACCTGCGCCTGACCGCGGTGCTCATCAAGCAGTTTACCCATGCGTTGACTTGGGCGCCGGACCCGGCCAAGGCCCTCGAAGCCTTCGACCAATTCCTGGACTTGACCGTACAAGAAACCAAGGGTAAGGCGCAGAAACAGGCCCTCGCCTTTCTCAGCGACAAAAAGACCTTCCCGCTCCTGGCCCGCCTGCTCGGTACCAGCGACTTCCTGTGGGAAGACTTTCTCCGCCGCCAACACGGCAATTTGCTGCCGCTCCTGCAGGGGTACCGCGATGCCCCGCTCATCAAGCCACAGGCCTCGCTCCGCAGGGAACTGGACCGTTTCATGGCCAAGGCTACAACCGAGAAGGTGAGCAGGGAAGCCCTGAACCGATTCAAGGACCAGGAACTCTTCCGCATCGATATGAAGCACATGGTCGATGCATCGAGTCTCGCCGACTTTTCAGAAGCGCTGACTGAACTGGCAGAAGTGATCGTGGCCCGGAGTCTGAAAGACTGTCGAGCCAAGTTGGACAAACAATACGGCGCGCCCCGCCTGGCCAACAGAAAACTCTGCTCCTTTTCCATCCTCGGCATGGGGAAGTTCGGTGGGCGTGAACTGGGCTATGCCTCGGATATCGAAGTCCTGTTCGTCTATGGTGGAGCCGGACGCACCGGCGGGAGACAGGGCATCGAAAACAGCGAATACTTCGAACGGCTGGCGCATGAACTGCTCCAATGGATCGAAGCCAAGCAGGAAGGCATCTTTCACCTGGATGTTCGCCTCCGTCCCCACGGCGGCAAGGGTTCCCTCACCAACCCACTTGAAGAGGTCACCAACTACTACAGCACCGCCGGGCTGGCCGCGCCCTTCGAACGACAAGCCATGATCAAACTGCGATTCGTCGCCGGAGACGCGGTACTGGGCAAACAGGTCGAAGCCCACCGGAACCAGTACGTCTACAGCGGCGAACCGTGGGACCTCACGATAGCCTTGGACTTGCGACGGCAACAATTGAAACAACTCGTCGAGCTCGGCACCGTCAACGTCAAGCACAGCGCCGGCGGGCTCGTCGACATCGAATATGCCGTGCAATACCTTCAAGTGATTCACGGACACAAACATCCATCGTTGCGAACACCGAACACGATGCAGGCACTGACGGCGCTTGTCGAACGCGGAATCGTCACCAGGCAGGACGGGGAGCATTTGCGGAAAGCGTATCTGTTTATCCGCATGCTGATCGACGGGCTCCGCATGGTTCGCGGCAATGCCAAGGATCTCGTGCTCCCGCCATCGGACTCAGACGACTTTATTTTCCTTGCACGACGTGTGGGGTACCAGACGGATGATTGGCAAGCGGGAGCCAGACATTTGCAGACAGATATTGAGGAACATATGCGGGCGACGAAGAGGTTTTTTGAGAAGACGTTTGGGAAATTGTAGGAAAGTGGCCTGTTGCTCTCCTGCGACACGGCCGACTCACCGTCTCGCCGGCGTCCACAAACGTGGCGCTCATTATTCTTCGCGCCGTGGACCTCGCAGAACGCACACGATGAACCAGTGCTCGTCTGATGCGCGCAGTGAAGGACGGTCCGGTGACTCCCTTGGACGAGAAGGTGTAAGGTGTAATGGTGCAGAGAAAAAGACAGAAGGCTCTCGTTGGATGCGCACAGTGGGAGAGCAACCAAACCACCTTCCATGGGTGAGAAGCGAGTGGAAGCCCGCCACTGGACTCGAAATGTGTGATTCAAGACCTGACACTCATTACTCGGCTTCATCCTGCAAGAGCAGCATGCTATTATTGAGCCCGCGAAATTTTGGCTTGATCCAATCAGGTTGCAAGAAAGCGGCGGCTTTTCTCGGTCTGAACTGAACCGAATTCAGAAACTCATCCACCGTAACCAGAATCGCCTTGGAGAGGCCTGGCATGAATACTCTGGCGATTGACATTGTCACCCCCACAGCAGAATCAGTCAGGGTGACGAACGACACGTTGATGGTCGAGTTGAGCGATGGACGAAGCCTTTCGGTTCCGCTCGCCTGGTTTCCGCGCCTCGTGCATGCGACCTCGACTGAACGGAAAAGTTGGCGGTTGATCGGGCGAGGGCGCGGGATTCATTGGGATAAGCTGGACGAGGACATCAGCATTGATGGACTTTTAGTCGGCAAACCATCGGGAGAAAGTCAGGCCTCGTTCAAGAGATGGCTCACTTCCCGGCAAAGCGCCCGAACCAGTCGAGCGGGTTCCCGCGCCAGCACACGCCGGCGCTAATGTGTTTTTTGCTCCCACTGGCCGATTCCGACGAGTATATCTTCCT
Proteins encoded in this region:
- a CDS encoding glutamine synthetase adenylyl-L-tyrosine phosphorylase/ glutamate-ammonia-ligase adenylyltransferase; this encodes MLHGNADRERILAVITPLCQDVEADILQDFVTRMDRDYFAAFPPNILATHIRQAASLTPDRPCEVSIVDAPGGRCTITVVAYDYFSEFATICGLLSAFGLNIEEGQIYTFAEAAAPALARSAWTDGPRARPKGRPGLSRKKIVDVFRVEPVRSASFGPEDRRRLVVELTQMIALLDADRFDEARQAVNRQLVEYLGQRRGSFSGLLHTVQITFDNSQSPTDTVMDIQSDDTPAFLYAFANALAMRNMYIAKAQFSIEGGKLHDRFYVRNRHGQKLTDQADQQHLRLTAVLIKQFTHALTWAPDPAKALEAFDQFLDLTVQETKGKAQKQALAFLSDKKTFPLLARLLGTSDFLWEDFLRRQHGNLLPLLQGYRDAPLIKPQASLRRELDRFMAKATTEKVSREALNRFKDQELFRIDMKHMVDASSLADFSEALTELAEVIVARSLKDCRAKLDKQYGAPRLANRKLCSFSILGMGKFGGRELGYASDIEVLFVYGGAGRTGGRQGIENSEYFERLAHELLQWIEAKQEGIFHLDVRLRPHGGKGSLTNPLEEVTNYYSTAGLAAPFERQAMIKLRFVAGDAVLGKQVEAHRNQYVYSGEPWDLTIALDLRRQQLKQLVELGTVNVKHSAGGLVDIEYAVQYLQVIHGHKHPSLRTPNTMQALTALVERGIVTRQDGEHLRKAYLFIRMLIDGLRMVRGNAKDLVLPPSDSDDFIFLARRVGYQTDDWQAGARHLQTDIEEHMRATKRFFEKTFGKL